In Podarcis muralis chromosome 14, rPodMur119.hap1.1, whole genome shotgun sequence, one genomic interval encodes:
- the ZDHHC4 gene encoding palmitoyltransferase ZDHHC4 isoform X1 gives MDFLSLFLLYVFLVLLTILLVCFYSGRKQSIPSRLITCITQVLLRIVPSQVQGAAHWVLHGLFHKRNCTFVVLHLLLETLVYGEYSWEVFGYCQELEFSSHFLLLPYLLLAVSIGFFILCCKTNPGTITKSNQVQFLHAYAYDGVMFEKGVECSTCKVRKPARSKHCGVCNSCVHRFDHHCVWVNNCIGAFNIRYFLLYLLTLTSMAVSIAVLTASFLIQVVFLSNMMQGYYTDDQGQERPIDAFFLIQHLFLTFPRIVFMLGFVVVLSIVLGSYFCFTLYLILTNQTSNEWFKSGRYKCSSSEDDTRQRGYKNIYSRGIQGNITEILKPIMSPEKKQR, from the exons ATGGACTTCTtgagcctcttcctcctctatgTGTTTCTGGTTCTGCTGACCATTCTCCTTGTTTGTTTCTATTCCGGAAGGAAGCAAAGCATCCCCTCAAGGCTTATCACCTGCATAACTCAG GTGCTGTTGCGTATAGTCCCATCCCAAGTCCAAGGAGCTGCTCATTGGGTGCTTCATGGACTCTTCCATAAACG aAACTGTACATTTGTGGTCCTGCACTTGCTCTTGGAAACTTTGGTTTACGGGGAATATTCCTGGGAAGTGTTTGGCtattgtcaggagctggagttcagcagtcacttcctcctcctcccttaccTACTCTTGGCTGTGAGCATAGGTTTCTTCATTCTGTGCTGCAAGACTAACCCAG GTACCATAACCAAATCCAACCAGGTGCAGTTTCTCCATGCATATGCCTATGACGGTGTGATGTTTGAGAAAGGGGTTGAGTGCTCCACTTGCAAAGTGAGGAAACCTGCCCGATCCAAGCACTGTG GTGTGTGCAACAGCTGCGTGCATCGTTTTGATCACCACTGTGTCTGGGTCAACAATTGCATTGGTGCCTTCAACATCAGATACTTCCTGCTCTACCTCCTTACCTTAACCTCCATGGCTGTTTCCATCGCAGTCTTAACAGCCAGTTTCCTCATCCAGGTGGTCTTTCTGTCAAATATGATGCAGGGGTATTACACAGATGACCAAGGCCAGGAGCGCCCGATTGATGCCTTCTTCCTTATTCAG CATCTTTTCCTGACCTTCCCCAGGATCGTGTTCATGCTGGGCTTTGTTGTTGTCCTTTCAATTGTACTGGGCTCCTATTTTTGTTTTACTCTGTATCTGATCCTGACCAACCAGACAAGCAATGAGTGGTTCAAGTCAGGAAGATATAAATGTTCATCCTCAGAGGACGACACCAGGCAGAGGGGTTACAAAAATATTTATTCTAGAGGCATCCAGGGCAACATCACAGAAATTCTTAAGCCTATTATGAGCCCTGAAAAAAAGCAAAGGTGA
- the ZDHHC4 gene encoding palmitoyltransferase ZDHHC4 isoform X2, translating to MDFLSLFLLYVFLVLLTILLVCFYSGRKQSIPSRLITCITQVLLRIVPSQVQGAAHWVLHGLFHKRNCTFVVLHLLLETLVYGEYSWEVFGYCQELEFSSHFLLLPYLLLAVSIGFFILCCKTNPGVCNSCVHRFDHHCVWVNNCIGAFNIRYFLLYLLTLTSMAVSIAVLTASFLIQVVFLSNMMQGYYTDDQGQERPIDAFFLIQHLFLTFPRIVFMLGFVVVLSIVLGSYFCFTLYLILTNQTSNEWFKSGRYKCSSSEDDTRQRGYKNIYSRGIQGNITEILKPIMSPEKKQR from the exons ATGGACTTCTtgagcctcttcctcctctatgTGTTTCTGGTTCTGCTGACCATTCTCCTTGTTTGTTTCTATTCCGGAAGGAAGCAAAGCATCCCCTCAAGGCTTATCACCTGCATAACTCAG GTGCTGTTGCGTATAGTCCCATCCCAAGTCCAAGGAGCTGCTCATTGGGTGCTTCATGGACTCTTCCATAAACG aAACTGTACATTTGTGGTCCTGCACTTGCTCTTGGAAACTTTGGTTTACGGGGAATATTCCTGGGAAGTGTTTGGCtattgtcaggagctggagttcagcagtcacttcctcctcctcccttaccTACTCTTGGCTGTGAGCATAGGTTTCTTCATTCTGTGCTGCAAGACTAACCCAG GTGTGTGCAACAGCTGCGTGCATCGTTTTGATCACCACTGTGTCTGGGTCAACAATTGCATTGGTGCCTTCAACATCAGATACTTCCTGCTCTACCTCCTTACCTTAACCTCCATGGCTGTTTCCATCGCAGTCTTAACAGCCAGTTTCCTCATCCAGGTGGTCTTTCTGTCAAATATGATGCAGGGGTATTACACAGATGACCAAGGCCAGGAGCGCCCGATTGATGCCTTCTTCCTTATTCAG CATCTTTTCCTGACCTTCCCCAGGATCGTGTTCATGCTGGGCTTTGTTGTTGTCCTTTCAATTGTACTGGGCTCCTATTTTTGTTTTACTCTGTATCTGATCCTGACCAACCAGACAAGCAATGAGTGGTTCAAGTCAGGAAGATATAAATGTTCATCCTCAGAGGACGACACCAGGCAGAGGGGTTACAAAAATATTTATTCTAGAGGCATCCAGGGCAACATCACAGAAATTCTTAAGCCTATTATGAGCCCTGAAAAAAAGCAAAGGTGA
- the E4F1 gene encoding transcription factor E4F1 — MVAAPCDMEAAMATSAGPAGLTAVGPRGQECAAEAVSGANQGPAAFLSLPAPFDEEDEDDRHKCGRCQSEFTSLEEFVQHKLQKLCQRQQDTTAVTTPVISSVEEPITVAHIVVEASPITEEISNTSAILGSGHIKEVIVAGDHVFESPNGHIDGDTGEGQDSPEGPEEGASMELIKVKLLVNKEGRYVCELCHKTFKTASILKAHMITHSSRKDYECKICGTSFRTKGSLIRHHRRHTDERPYKCKKCGKSFRESGALTRHLKSLTPCTEKTRFNMNKEIVVSKEDLAAGSNDSTVEAVPSLAAQSVESPPVIHLVTDAKGNVLHEVHVQVQELPITEEKLLGQEPSNPEDLPHEGDDNENLLREAMRNSGIVIEQVSMEEASKSDEANEVTVAEESKNEEVEMPEKLCGEQYVKIEQAETPDADATDEGQVCPYCSEVFREHSSLDQHISRHFDYKPFPCEECGKGFTKGYLLKKHQEVHVNERRFRCGDCGKLYKTIAHVKGHRRVHSDERPYPCSKCGKRYKTKNAQQVHFRTHLDDKPYVCQFCNQGFREKGSLVRHIRHHTGEKPFKCYKCGRGFAEHGTLNRHLRTKGGCLLALKEAEEEAVSEEGQSADNLAATVISEDPPTVLVEFSSVVADTQEYIIETATEEMETTEAAEIIEGTRHEVDSHIMKVVQQIVNQANSGHQIIVQNVTVAESSALTPDGTDADTIAIATPESLTEQVAMTLASAIGEGAVLATEGSSEAEEATVTMVASEDIEIMEHTGEFVIATQEEEVEVQTVIV, encoded by the exons ATGGTTGCGGCGCCTTGCGACATGGAGGCCGCGATGGCAACGAGTGCTGGGCCGGCGGGGCTTACGGCAGTTGGGCCACGGGGACAGGAGTGTGCGGCTGAGGCGGTCTCCGGCGCGAACCAGGGGCCCGCCGCCTTCCTCAGTCTCCCGGCGCCTTTCGATGAAGAAG ATGAAGATGACAGGCACAAGTGTGGTCGGTGCCAGTCTGAGTTCACTTCTTTGGAAGAATTTGTACAGCACAAATTACAAAAGCTTTGCCAGAGGCAGCAAGATACTACAGCAGTAACAACCCCG GTCATTTCATCTGTTGAAGAGCCTATAACTGTAGCTCATATAGTTGTTGAAGCTTCTCCAATAACAGAAGAAATCAGCAATACATCTGCAATACTAGGTAG TGGGCACATCAAAGAAGTCATTGTAGCCGGAGACCATGTATTTGAAAGCCCAAATGGCCATATTGATGGTGACACTGGAGAGGGGCAGGACAGTCCTGAAGGCCCAGAAGAAGGGGCCTCCATGGAGCTCATCAAAGTTAAGCTGCTGGTTAATAAAGAAGGCCGATACGTCTGTGAACTGTGCCACAAGACATTCAAAACG GCCAGCATCCTCAAAGCTCACATGATCACTCACAGCAGCAGGAAGGATTATGAGTGTAAGATATGTGGGACATCTTTCAGGACCAAGGGCTCGCTGATCAGACACCATCGTCGCCATACAG ATGAGCGTCCGTACAAGTGCAAgaaatgtgggaaaagcttccgAGAGTCAGGAGCCTTGACCCGGCACCTGAAATCCTTGACACCTTGTACTGAGAAAACCCGCTTCAATATGAACAAGGAAATAGTTGTGAGCAAAGAGGATTTAGCAGCAG GGTCAAATGACTCCACTGTAGAGGCTGTTCCCTCGCTAGCAGCTCAGTCTGTGGAGTCCCCTCCTGTGATTCATTTAGTGACGGATGCAAAAGGGAATGTCCTCCATGAAGTCCACGTCCAGGTGCAGGAGCTCCCAATCACAGAGGAGAAATTGTTGGGCCAAGAG CCTTCAAATCCCGAGGATCTGCCCCATGAGGGAGATGACAATGAGAACTTGCTGAGGGAAGCCATGAGGAATTCTGGGATTGTGATAGAACAGGTGTCCATGGAGGAGGCGAGCAAATCAGATGAAGCCAATGAGGTGACTGTTGCAGAGGAGTCAAAGAATGAAGAGGTGGAGATGCCTGAGAAGCTTTGTGGGGAGCAGTATGTGAAGATTGAGCAAGCAGAAACT CCAGATGCAGATGCGACTGATGAGGGCCAGGTGTGCCCCTACTGCAGTGAAGTCTTCCGGGAACACAGCTCCCTCGACCAGCACATCAGCAGACATTTTG ACTACAAACCTTTCCCATGTGAAGAGTGTGGCAAAGGATTCACCAAGGGCTACTTGCTGAAGAAACACCAGGAAGTGCACGTGAACGAGCGGCGGTTCCGTTGTGGGGATTGCGGCAAGCTGTACAAAACAATTGCGCATGTGAAGGGACACAGGAGGGTTCACTCTGATGAGCGGCCATATCCTTGCTCCAAATGTGGCAAGAGATACAAGACGAAG AATGCCCAGCAGGTGCATTTTCGGACACACCTCGATGACAAACCATACGTCTGCCAGTTCTGCAATCAGGGATTTCGGGAAAAGGGTTCCCTGGTGCGCCACATCCGCcaccacacaggggagaagcccttcaAATGTTACAAATGTGGCCGTGGTTTTGCAGAGCATGGCACCCTCAACAGGCACCTGAGGACCAAAG GTGGCTGTCTGCTTGCCTTGAAAGAAGCTGAAGAAGAAGCAGTGTCAGAGGAAGGTCAGTCTGCTGACAATTTGGCTGCAACAGTCATTTCTGAAGATCCTCCTACAGTCCTCGTGGAGTTCTCTTCGGTGGTGGCAGATACGCAAGAGTACATCATTGAG acAGCTACCGAAGAGATGGAAACCACGGAAGCTGCTGAAATCATAGAAGGGACAAGGCATGAG GTGGACAGTCACATCATGAAAGTAGTTCAGCAGATCGTCAACCAAGCAAATTCTGGCCATCAGATAATTGTCCAGAATGTCACTGTGGCAGAAAGTTCTGCCTTGACACCCGACGGCACAGATGCAGACACAATTGCCATAGCAACTCCCGAGAGTCTCACGGAGCAGGTTGCCATGACGCTGGCTTCAGCCATTGGTGAAGGAGCTGTGTTGGCCACAGAGGGGAGCAGCGAGGCTGAAGAGGCAACGGTGACAATGGTGGCATCCGAAGACATTGAAATAATGGAGCACACGGGGGAGTTTGTGATTGCCAcccaggaggaggaagtggaggtTCAGACTGTTATAGTCTAG
- the PGP gene encoding glycerol-3-phosphate phosphatase — protein sequence MAKRCERLGTSAAARSALRDAEAVLFDCDGVLWRGEAAIPGAAEALCRLAGAGKQLCYVTNNSSRTRQAYVEKLQRLGFPPAETRQVFGSAYCAARYLSHALPAGGAAYVLGGAALSAELEAVGVAHLGAGPAPEPGSANFGSRAPLDPSVRAVLVGYDEHFSYGKLCLALRYLMRDGCLLVGTNRDNRLPLEGGSAVPGTGCLVKAVETAAEREAFIIGKPSRYIFECVGKEFNIDPARTIMVGDRLDTDILMGNNCGLTTLLTLTGVSTLEEVKGHLESDCPERKNLVPDYYVDSIADLLPILQD from the exons ATGGCGAAGCGGTGCGAACGGCTGGGAACGTCGGCCGCGGCGCGGTCGGCGCTACGGGACGCGGAGGCGGTGCTGTTCGACTGCGACGGGGTGCTGTGGCGGGGCGAGGCGGCGATTCCCGGGGCGGCGGAGGCGCTGTGCCGCCTGGCGGGCGCCGGGAAGCAGCTGTGCTACGTGACCAATAACTCTTCGCGCACGCGCCAGGCCTACGTGGAGAAGTTGCAGCGCCTGGGCTTCCCGCCGGCCGAGACGCGGCAGGTCTTCGGCTCCGCCTACTGCGCCGCGCGCTACTTGAGCCACGCCCTTCCTGCGGGAGGCGCCGCCTACGTGCTGGGCGGGGCCGCTCTCAGCGCCGAGCTGGAGGCGGTGGGCGTGGCGCACCTGGGCGCGGGCCCCGCCCCCGAGCCGGGGTCCGCCAACTTTGGCTCCCGCGCCCCGCTGGATCCTTCTGTGCGGGCGGTGCTGGTGGGCTACGACGAGCACTTCAGCTACGGCAAGCTTTGCCTGGCCCTGCGCTACCTGATGCGCGACGGGTGTCTCCTGGTGGGCACCAACCGGGACAACCGTCTGCCGCTCGAGGGAGGGAGCGCCGTTCCCG GAACTGGCTGCCTTGTCAAAGCAGTGGAGACAGCAGCAGAGCGTGAAGCATTCATCATTGGCAAGCCCAGCCGCTACATCTTTGAGTGTGTGGGCAAGGAGTTCAACATCGATCCTGCTCGCACCATCATGGTCGGCGACCGCTTGGACACAGACATCCTCATGGGCAACAACTGCGGCTTGACAACTCTTCTGACCCTCACAGGGGTCTCTACCCTAGAAGAAGTAAAAGGTCACTTAGAGAGTGACTGTCCTGAGCGGAAAAACCTAGTCCCTGATTACTATGTTGATAGCATAGCCGACCTTCTCCCCATCCTCCAGGATTAA
- the BRICD5 gene encoding BRICHOS domain-containing protein 5, producing the protein MEEQTVAHITPCPERALSAESKSPSRTFWVVLSVILICGIICIAVAATLSFAKTSPKPLLQVVRLNFQNRPGSRMNQSAFMNKSKNTVTYCITSPSNQTTSVLFDNKNGYVCYKPSEQNNCYLRMMDDRDRDTVQMSFNLSEHRVDQLPLPNDRTQYYREFLGIVPGRQVRPEEAGEAVRSLCGQAPIYWVKKKDGPPKQRLIYLCIDICFPNNICVSICFYYLPE; encoded by the exons ATGGAGGAACAGACTGTGGCCCACATCACCCCCTGTCCA GAGAGAGCCTTGTCGGCAGAATCCAAAAGCCCTTCCAGGACATTTTGGGTTGTTCTTTCTGTCATTTTAATCTGTGGAATTATCTGCATTGCTGTGGCAGCAACTCTCAGCTTCGCAAAAACATCTCCCAAG CCTCTTTTGCAGGTTGTCCGGTTAAACTTCCAGAACCGACCAGGGTCCCGGATGAACCAGTCTGCTTTCATGAACAAGTCCAAGAACACAGTTACTTATTGCATAACTTCCCCAAGTAACCAAACAACATCAGTCTTGTTTGACAACAAGAAT GGCTATGTCTGCTACAAGCCCTCAGAGCAGAACAATTGCTACCTGCGGATGATGGATGACCGAGACCGAGACACTGTCCAGATGTCCTTCAACCTGTCAGAACACAGG GTGGATCAGCTGCCGCTTCCCAATGACAGGACCCAGTACTACCGTGAGTTCCTGGGGATCGTGCCAGGGAGGCAGGTGCGACCAGAAGAGGCAGGGGAGGCTGTCAGGTCCCTGTGTGGGCAGGCGCCCATCTACTGGGTCAAGAAGAAAGACG GTCCTCCAAAGCAGCGGCTCATCTACCTGTGCATTGACATCTGCTTTCCAAACAACATCTGCGTCTCCATCTGCTTCTACTACCTTCCCGAATGA